The Oncorhynchus tshawytscha isolate Ot180627B linkage group LG08, Otsh_v2.0, whole genome shotgun sequence genome window below encodes:
- the her5 gene encoding hairy-related 5 — METVLPDQKDVRRVPKPLMEKRRRDRINHSLETLRLLLLENTSNEKLKNPKVEKAEILESVVNFLRTEQEGEQQHQQTKRGHSKEGGVEQRSPCKRKQHNYREGMRSCLLKVSHFIATKSQELDEPSHDADAPPQRSRMGLTHPPSSAQLHGTSPSTPDQTPLARQQLPQPHPGPGLRTGLGNMERLSPSKPYMEHSDSVWRPWPQQ; from the exons ATGGAGACTGTGCTCCCAGATCAAAAGGACGTAAGACGG GTCCCCAAACCCCTCATGGAGAAACGGAGGAGAGATCGTATCAACCACAGTCTGGAAACCTTACGACTTTTGTTGTTGGAGAACACAAGTAATGAG aaACTGAAGAATCCCAAGGTGGAAAAGGCAGAGATTTTGGAGAGTGTGGTCAACTTCCTGAggacagagcaggaaggagaacAACAGCATCAGCAAACGAAAAGAGGCCACTCCAAAGAGGGTGGGGTAGAGCAGAGGTCCCCCTGCAAGAGGAAGCAGCATAACTACCGTGAGGGCATGAGGTCATGCCTACTAAAAGTCAGCCACTTTATTGCAACCAAGAGCCAGGAGTTGGATGAGCCCAGCCACGATGCTGATGCCCCACCTCAGAGGTCCCGCATGGGGCTCACCCATCCTCCATCATCTGCCCAGCTCCATGGTACATCACCTTCCACCCCCGACCAAACTCCCCTGGCTAGACAGCAGCTGCCACAGCCTCACCCAGGCCCAGGTCTGAGAACTGGCCTCGGTAACATGGAGCGTCTTTCCCCCTCCAAGCCGTACATGGAACACAGTGACTCTGTGTGGAGGCCATGGCCACAGCAGTGA